In the Colwellia sp. 20A7 genome, one interval contains:
- the ccmB gene encoding heme exporter protein CcmB — translation MTIANLSYRAVFSLVLKRDLTIAMRHKDDIVNPLLFFVIVITLFPLGIGPEAETLSRIAPGIIWVAALLSTLLSLDRLFKSDYDDGSLEQMLLSPQPIFVLVLAKIVAHWLITGLPLILIAPLLAVLLHLNEQSYGALMLTLLLGTPVLSLLGAIGVALTVGIKKGGVLLSLLVLPLYIPVLIFATSAIDTAALGLPYSGQLAIIAALFFGSLTLAPFAVSAALKVSTN, via the coding sequence ATGACTATAGCTAACTTGTCATATCGTGCTGTTTTTTCACTAGTACTTAAGCGTGATTTAACCATTGCAATGCGCCATAAAGATGACATTGTTAACCCTCTTTTGTTTTTTGTAATTGTGATCACCTTATTTCCGTTAGGTATTGGACCAGAAGCAGAAACCTTAAGTCGTATAGCGCCCGGCATTATCTGGGTAGCAGCACTATTATCAACGTTACTATCGCTCGATAGATTATTTAAGTCAGATTATGATGATGGTTCGCTAGAACAAATGTTGTTGAGCCCTCAACCTATCTTTGTGTTAGTACTTGCAAAAATTGTTGCTCACTGGCTAATAACAGGGCTTCCGCTTATTTTAATCGCACCTTTACTCGCTGTACTTTTACATTTAAATGAGCAAAGTTATGGCGCTTTAATGTTAACGTTATTATTAGGAACACCGGTATTAAGTTTACTTGGCGCAATAGGTGTTGCCTTAACGGTAGGAATTAAAAAAGGAGGTGTACTGCTAAGCTTACTAGTGCTTCCTTTGTATATTCCTGTTTTAATATTCGCTACCAGCGCTATTGATACAGCAGCCCTTGGCTTACCTTACAGCGGACAACTTGCTATAATTGCGGCACTATTTTTTGGTTCGCTAACACTGGCACCCTTTGCAGTTAGCGCTGCATTAAAAGTAAGTACTAATTAA
- a CDS encoding DsbE family thiol:disulfide interchange protein produces MNKVIRFLPLILVIALGVVLYRGLSLNPAEMPSALVGNPMPDFVLPTLSNPNGTVTKADLKGDIVLLNVWATWCPTCKYEHPYLFELSKDPQLKLYGINYKDELLAANEWLTHYEDPYVFSIFDKDGLLGVKLGVFGAPETFVIDHHGIIRKRFAGALDLRVWRKEFEPLIKQIIAEKQEGK; encoded by the coding sequence ATGAATAAAGTTATCCGTTTTCTACCGCTGATATTAGTGATTGCGTTAGGTGTTGTACTTTATCGAGGTTTATCCTTAAATCCTGCTGAAATGCCATCAGCTTTGGTTGGTAATCCTATGCCTGACTTTGTATTACCTACCTTGTCTAATCCTAACGGCACAGTTACTAAAGCAGACTTAAAAGGTGATATTGTTTTATTAAATGTTTGGGCAACTTGGTGCCCAACCTGTAAGTATGAACATCCTTACTTATTTGAGCTTTCTAAAGACCCGCAATTAAAGCTTTATGGTATAAATTATAAAGATGAATTATTAGCGGCTAATGAATGGTTAACACATTACGAAGATCCTTATGTGTTTTCTATTTTTGATAAAGATGGATTACTTGGCGTAAAATTAGGTGTTTTTGGCGCACCAGAAACTTTTGTGATTGATCATCATGGCATTATTCGTAAGCGTTTTGCTGGTGCTTTAGACCTTCGTGTATGGCGCAAAGAATTTGAACCATTAATCAAACAAATTATTGCTGAAAAGCAAGAGGGTAAATAA
- a CDS encoding cytochrome c-type biogenesis protein — MFSRFLFILAILATSTFMVSTVNAAPVETFQFQDEVTKVRFQALSRELRCPKCQNQNLADSNSTVASAMRLELYNLLIEGKADIEIVNIMVSSYGEFVLYRPRVTSLTYILWFGPILLILIGIIVVIIIVRKKPVAKESLALDNNQQEQLKQLLQRDSNVTASSEATPNATKQEKE; from the coding sequence ATGTTTAGTCGATTTTTATTTATTCTTGCCATATTAGCTACCAGTACCTTTATGGTTAGTACTGTGAATGCTGCGCCGGTAGAAACTTTTCAATTTCAAGATGAAGTGACTAAGGTTCGTTTTCAAGCGTTAAGTAGGGAGTTACGCTGTCCTAAGTGTCAAAATCAAAACCTAGCCGACTCTAACTCTACTGTTGCTTCTGCAATGCGACTAGAGCTTTATAACCTGCTTATTGAAGGTAAGGCGGATATTGAGATTGTTAACATAATGGTTAGTAGTTACGGAGAGTTTGTCTTATATCGACCTCGCGTAACAAGCCTTACCTATATACTTTGGTTTGGTCCTATACTACTCATTCTAATCGGTATTATCGTTGTTATTATTATTGTGAGAAAAAAACCTGTGGCAAAAGAAAGTTTAGCACTAGATAACAATCAACAAGAACAATTAAAACAGTTATTACAGCGTGATAGTAATGTGACAGCCTCTAGTGAAGCTACACCTAACGCAACTAAACAAGAGAAAGAGTAG
- the nagA gene encoding N-acetylglucosamine-6-phosphate deacetylase: protein MTQLRFHAKRLFDGQQFIDDQVLTITDGVISAIDQNINDVDVEASDLVVPGFIDLQVNGGGGALFNDSPSVDKLEIIMSAHAKFGTTAMMPTLITDKVEVMVQAADAISEAIAKKIPGIVGIHFEGPHLSLAKKGTHSGDLIRPISYAEWQILSRKDMGQVMVTLAPETVSAKDVARMVELGIKVCLGHTNADFCTAQKAVDAGATGFTHLYNAMSPLQGREPGVVGCALLNDNTQCGLIVDGHHVDYASCKLAIKTKPAGGIFLVTDAMPPVGTNMTEFPLYDRTVYVDNGKLTSTTGELAGSSLDMATAVKNTHLGLNIPLGESIRMASLYPAQYLYANQKMIRGELKVGMQADMVVLKEDFTVLSTWIAGEKI, encoded by the coding sequence ATGACACAACTTAGATTCCACGCCAAACGTTTATTTGATGGTCAACAATTTATTGATGATCAAGTATTAACCATTACTGATGGTGTTATTAGCGCGATAGATCAAAATATCAATGATGTAGACGTTGAAGCATCAGATTTAGTTGTGCCAGGGTTTATTGATTTACAAGTTAATGGTGGCGGTGGCGCTTTATTTAATGATTCACCTTCAGTGGATAAACTTGAAATAATTATGTCTGCCCATGCAAAGTTTGGCACCACAGCGATGATGCCGACATTAATCACCGACAAAGTAGAAGTAATGGTGCAAGCAGCTGATGCTATATCAGAAGCAATAGCCAAGAAAATACCCGGCATAGTGGGCATTCACTTCGAAGGGCCTCATTTATCTTTAGCCAAAAAAGGCACTCACAGTGGCGACCTTATTCGTCCAATTTCTTATGCTGAATGGCAAATATTATCACGTAAAGACATGGGACAAGTGATGGTTACTTTAGCACCAGAGACTGTTTCTGCAAAAGATGTAGCACGTATGGTTGAGCTAGGTATTAAGGTTTGTTTAGGGCATACCAATGCAGATTTTTGTACAGCCCAAAAAGCGGTTGATGCTGGCGCTACTGGCTTTACCCATTTGTATAATGCAATGTCACCATTACAAGGCCGAGAGCCGGGTGTCGTAGGCTGTGCGCTGTTAAATGATAATACTCAATGCGGTTTGATTGTAGATGGTCATCATGTTGATTATGCAAGTTGTAAGTTAGCTATTAAAACTAAGCCTGCAGGGGGAATATTTTTAGTCACAGATGCAATGCCACCTGTTGGAACCAATATGACAGAGTTTCCTTTATATGACAGAACTGTTTATGTAGATAATGGCAAGTTAACGTCAACCACTGGTGAATTAGCGGGTTCATCATTAGATATGGCTACAGCAGTAAAGAATACACACTTAGGTTTGAATATTCCATTAGGTGAGTCAATACGCATGGCAAGCTTATATCCTGCTCAATACTTATATGCAAATCAAAAGATGATTCGTGGGGAATTAAAAGTAGGTATGCAGGCTGACATGGTTGTTTTGAAAGAAGACTTTACTGTGTTATCTACTTGGATTGCGGGAGAAAAAATTTAA
- a CDS encoding TIGR02922 family protein, which yields MSELQRRVTIIYYQDNGLELHHTIETFDQNLSGRVIIPKEFKKGKSIIAVCDGEVEILNKIGDRILSVNYTTSM from the coding sequence ATGTCAGAGCTACAACGTAGAGTAACCATTATTTATTATCAAGACAATGGTTTAGAGCTACACCATACGATCGAAACCTTTGACCAAAACCTGTCAGGTAGGGTTATTATTCCTAAAGAGTTTAAAAAAGGTAAGTCTATTATTGCTGTTTGTGATGGGGAAGTAGAAATACTTAATAAGATTGGGGATCGTATATTATCGGTAAACTACACTACTTCAATGTAA
- the ccmA gene encoding cytochrome c biogenesis heme-transporting ATPase CcmA: MSENHINASDAPLLSAISLTCIREDRLLFDQLDIKINAGDIVQVEGPNGSGKTSLLRILAGLSQPYEGDIYFNNKRINQSREEFHQALLYLGHLPGVKGEMNAQENLAFNLNLHGLQNDVASIKQTLAKVSLTGFEDSLASHLSAGQHRRISLARLYQSTARIWILDEPFTAIDKQGVYDLEQLFKAHINQGGCIVLTTHQDLLTFEQSKIKKITLDYIVE, translated from the coding sequence TTGTCAGAAAATCACATCAACGCCAGCGATGCCCCTTTACTTAGCGCGATAAGTTTAACTTGTATTCGCGAAGATCGCTTATTGTTTGATCAACTAGATATTAAAATAAACGCGGGTGACATAGTACAAGTTGAAGGGCCTAATGGCTCAGGAAAAACAAGCTTACTTCGTATTTTAGCTGGCTTGTCTCAGCCTTACGAAGGCGATATTTATTTTAACAATAAACGGATAAATCAATCACGCGAAGAGTTCCATCAAGCATTACTTTACCTAGGACATTTACCGGGCGTAAAAGGTGAAATGAACGCACAAGAAAACTTAGCATTTAATCTTAATCTACATGGTTTACAAAATGATGTTGCATCAATAAAGCAAACATTGGCGAAAGTAAGTTTAACAGGATTTGAAGACAGTTTAGCTTCTCATTTAAGTGCAGGGCAACATCGACGAATATCATTAGCACGTTTATATCAATCAACTGCTCGTATTTGGATATTAGATGAGCCTTTCACTGCTATAGATAAACAAGGTGTGTACGATTTAGAACAATTATTTAAAGCTCATATTAATCAAGGTGGTTGTATTGTTTTAACGACGCATCAGGATTTACTGACATTCGAGCAGTCCAAAATAAAAAAAATAACCTTAGACTATATAGTTGAGTAA
- the nagK gene encoding N-acetylglucosamine kinase, which yields MLTSYDNNKALFLGIDGGGSKCKAIVMNDQNEILGTGISGPGNPLHGIEQATDSITESALLALKDAGLAHIRLSELYAGVGLAGVNLPVQFKQIQEWKNPFKGLFLAHDLLIACLGAHHSNNGAVIISGTGSCGFSCVDEQEVIIGGHGFPQGDIGSGAWFGLQAVKQVLLSLDGIAEDSLMNEVLLTKLDCIDATSVVEKVAGKTATYFAQLANLVFDAAEQGDNIAIAIVTEGAEYINNVARVLLTKMPARISMLGGLTTRLKPWLDQQLQEKLAEPLSPPEVGAVLFARQELAIQQRLSVVQSA from the coding sequence ATGCTCACAAGTTATGACAATAACAAAGCACTATTTTTAGGAATAGATGGTGGTGGAAGTAAGTGTAAAGCCATTGTTATGAATGACCAAAATGAAATTCTCGGCACGGGGATTTCTGGTCCTGGTAATCCTTTGCATGGAATAGAGCAAGCAACGGATTCAATTACAGAATCAGCGCTATTAGCATTAAAAGATGCAGGATTAGCACATATAAGGTTAAGTGAACTCTACGCTGGTGTTGGTTTAGCAGGAGTTAACTTACCGGTGCAGTTTAAACAAATACAAGAATGGAAGAACCCATTTAAAGGCTTATTTTTGGCACATGATTTACTTATTGCTTGTTTAGGGGCTCACCATAGTAACAATGGTGCAGTCATTATTTCAGGTACAGGATCTTGTGGCTTCTCATGTGTTGATGAACAAGAAGTTATCATTGGTGGGCATGGTTTTCCTCAAGGTGATATTGGCAGTGGTGCTTGGTTTGGTTTACAAGCAGTGAAGCAAGTATTGCTTTCTCTTGATGGAATTGCTGAAGATTCATTAATGAATGAAGTGTTATTAACAAAATTAGACTGTATTGATGCTACATCGGTGGTTGAAAAAGTAGCGGGAAAAACAGCAACTTATTTTGCTCAACTAGCAAATTTAGTGTTTGATGCCGCAGAGCAGGGCGATAACATTGCTATTGCTATTGTCACTGAAGGTGCCGAATACATTAATAATGTTGCTCGTGTGTTATTAACTAAAATGCCCGCGCGTATATCAATGCTCGGCGGTTTAACAACACGGTTGAAACCTTGGCTTGATCAACAGTTGCAAGAAAAACTAGCTGAGCCGTTAAGCCCTCCTGAGGTTGGGGCTGTATTGTTCGCTCGTCAAGAGCTGGCAATACAACAACGTCTAAGTGTAGTTCAAAGCGCATAG
- a CDS encoding heme lyase CcmF/NrfE family subunit, translated as MMPELGHIALVIAFAFSLCLSIIPMIGVYSTQHKLMNYAKPLAFGMFVFTAISIVILAYSFVVDDFSIKYIANHSNTHLPYYFKISAVWGGHEGSLLLWVFSLTAWTMAVAQFSKNVEQEFIARVLSIMGMVSVGFIAFTLLTSNPFERLWPNVPLEGRDLNPLLQDVGLIIHPPLLYLGYVGFAVAFAFAVAALMSGKMDAAWARWSRPWTIGAWVFLTLGIALGSWWAYYELGWGGWWFWDPVENASFMPWLVGTALIHSLSVTEKRGTFKNWTILLAIFTFSLSLLGTFLVRSGVITSVHSFAADPSRGVFILVLLAIAVGGSLTLYAFRASNVASFSRFALYSRETALLLCNIILVVAATTVLLGTLYPLLVDALGYGKISVGPPYFNAVFVPIMSILFVIMGIGPLIRWKKAKKGELRKQLIKPSVFSIAFGLLFPVIYGGEFDVLVAMGMTLAAWVFLVVVKDLINQYKLRAKLSLGQWGMTVAHAGIAVTIVGVTLVSSYESETNVKMHLHEKVEIAGYNIEFNGIKHVEGPNYIAEQGQINVYNGDDFVALLKPERRTYRVQTMGMTEAGIDGGLFRDIYVALGDPLEGNAWAIRVHYKPFVRWIWLGAIFMAIGGILAMMDKRYRVKSQVRKNALNNSRDNQENIATNAKPSIKAASESA; from the coding sequence CTGATGCCTGAATTAGGTCATATCGCTTTGGTTATAGCCTTTGCTTTTTCATTATGCTTGAGTATTATTCCAATGATTGGTGTATACAGTACTCAACATAAATTAATGAACTACGCTAAACCACTTGCCTTTGGTATGTTTGTTTTTACCGCAATTAGTATCGTGATTTTAGCTTATAGTTTTGTCGTTGATGACTTTTCTATTAAATATATTGCAAACCACTCAAATACGCATTTACCTTATTATTTTAAAATAAGTGCTGTTTGGGGCGGACACGAAGGCTCATTACTCCTTTGGGTTTTTTCTTTAACTGCATGGACTATGGCGGTTGCTCAATTTTCAAAAAATGTAGAACAAGAATTTATTGCCCGTGTGCTTTCTATTATGGGGATGGTTTCTGTTGGATTTATTGCCTTTACATTATTAACTTCAAACCCTTTCGAACGTCTTTGGCCGAATGTCCCGCTTGAAGGGCGTGATTTAAATCCATTACTACAAGATGTTGGTTTAATTATTCATCCACCATTATTGTACTTAGGTTATGTTGGATTCGCTGTCGCTTTTGCTTTTGCCGTAGCTGCGCTAATGTCAGGTAAAATGGATGCTGCTTGGGCTCGTTGGTCACGTCCTTGGACTATTGGTGCCTGGGTGTTTTTAACATTAGGTATTGCATTAGGTAGTTGGTGGGCATATTACGAACTTGGCTGGGGTGGTTGGTGGTTTTGGGATCCTGTTGAAAATGCTTCTTTCATGCCATGGTTAGTCGGCACGGCGTTAATTCATTCTTTATCTGTCACTGAAAAACGGGGTACATTTAAAAACTGGACAATCTTACTTGCTATTTTTACTTTTAGCTTAAGTCTATTGGGTACCTTTTTAGTACGTTCTGGTGTTATAACCTCAGTACATTCTTTTGCTGCGGATCCATCTCGTGGCGTGTTTATTTTAGTATTATTAGCGATTGCTGTTGGTGGCTCATTAACCTTATATGCATTTAGAGCAAGCAATGTTGCAAGCTTCAGCCGTTTTGCACTTTATTCACGTGAAACCGCATTACTGTTATGTAACATTATTTTAGTTGTTGCTGCTACAACGGTATTACTTGGTACACTTTATCCTCTCTTAGTTGATGCTTTAGGTTATGGAAAAATATCTGTAGGACCTCCATATTTCAATGCCGTCTTTGTTCCTATTATGAGCATATTATTTGTCATTATGGGGATTGGCCCCCTAATTCGCTGGAAGAAAGCCAAAAAAGGTGAGTTACGTAAGCAGCTAATTAAGCCATCGGTATTTAGTATCGCATTTGGTTTGTTATTCCCTGTTATTTATGGCGGTGAATTTGATGTACTCGTTGCTATGGGCATGACATTAGCTGCATGGGTATTTCTTGTGGTAGTTAAAGACTTAATTAATCAATATAAACTTAGAGCAAAGTTAAGTTTGGGACAATGGGGCATGACAGTCGCACATGCTGGTATTGCGGTAACTATTGTTGGTGTTACTTTAGTGTCAAGTTATGAAAGTGAAACCAATGTTAAAATGCACCTACATGAAAAAGTAGAAATAGCCGGTTATAACATTGAGTTTAATGGTATTAAGCACGTAGAAGGACCAAATTACATTGCTGAACAAGGTCAAATTAATGTTTACAATGGTGATGATTTCGTCGCTTTATTGAAACCAGAACGTAGAACTTATCGTGTACAAACGATGGGGATGACTGAGGCTGGTATTGATGGTGGTTTATTTAGAGACATTTATGTTGCTTTAGGCGACCCTCTCGAGGGTAACGCATGGGCTATCCGAGTTCATTATAAACCCTTCGTTCGTTGGATTTGGTTAGGCGCTATATTTATGGCGATTGGCGGTATTTTAGCTATGATGGATAAACGCTATAGAGTGAAAAGTCAGGTAAGAAAAAATGCTCTGAATAATAGTCGTGACAACCAAGAAAATATAGCAACGAACGCAAAACCTAGTATTAAAGCTGCATCGGAGAGTGCTTAA
- the ccmE gene encoding cytochrome c maturation protein CcmE, which translates to MHPRRKKRLTIVASILIGISFVTGLVLYALSQNIDLFYTPSEITQGKEGSGTTPEIGQRIRIGGLVVPGSVKRDPDNLKVTFKLSDMKMPITFDENDLMVSVYYEGILPDLFREGQGIVANGALVLGANGELHIEASEVLAKHDENYMPTELADAAGKDYKKLEYTNKQLESKD; encoded by the coding sequence ATGCATCCGCGCCGTAAGAAACGTTTAACGATAGTTGCTTCAATTTTAATCGGTATTTCATTTGTCACAGGGCTGGTACTTTATGCTTTAAGCCAAAATATCGATTTATTTTATACGCCATCAGAAATAACTCAGGGTAAAGAGGGATCTGGTACTACACCTGAAATTGGTCAACGAATTCGTATTGGTGGCTTGGTTGTACCTGGTTCAGTAAAACGTGATCCTGATAATCTAAAAGTTACCTTTAAGCTTTCTGATATGAAAATGCCAATTACTTTTGATGAAAATGATTTAATGGTTTCTGTTTATTACGAAGGAATTTTGCCTGACTTATTCCGTGAAGGGCAAGGAATTGTTGCTAACGGTGCGCTTGTATTAGGTGCTAATGGAGAGTTACATATTGAAGCAAGTGAAGTTTTAGCTAAACACGATGAAAACTATATGCCAACTGAACTTGCCGATGCTGCTGGCAAAGATTATAAAAAATTAGAATATACAAATAAGCAATTAGAGAGTAAAGATTAG
- the nagP gene encoding N-acetylglucosamine MFS transporter NagP, which produces MSLPITEQEQSNNLKSNALPMAIVAGLFFILGFATWLNGSLMPYLKQILQLSPFQASLILFSFYIAVTFTALPSAAIIRKVGYKNGMALGMVTMMTAGLLFIPAAKTQIFALFLLAQLVMGAGQTLLQTAVNPYVVRLGPEESAAARISVMGILNKGAGVVAPIVFTALILSGFGDTANTELTAIEIDGMADALVMPYLGMALFIGLLGFAVKKSPLPELEREANEGDSKGQLKEALSHPNLALGVLALFFYVAVEVIAGDTIGTFALSLGVKNYSVMTSYTMGCMVIGYILGIILIPRFISQQTALTISALFGVLLSLGVVFGDNNSFVIANGLSFILGEAQFPDTLILIAFLGLANAIVWPAVFPLALSGMGKLTSIGSALLVMGISGGAFGPLFWGLASGTSMGQQGGYIVMLPCYLFILFYAVKGCKMKSWK; this is translated from the coding sequence ATGTCATTACCTATAACTGAACAAGAGCAATCCAATAACTTAAAGAGTAATGCACTACCTATGGCAATAGTTGCAGGACTATTCTTTATTTTAGGTTTTGCCACTTGGTTAAATGGCTCGTTAATGCCTTACCTTAAACAAATATTACAGCTATCACCTTTCCAAGCATCTTTGATCTTATTCTCTTTTTATATAGCGGTGACTTTTACTGCACTACCGTCTGCTGCAATTATTCGTAAAGTTGGCTATAAAAATGGTATGGCATTAGGAATGGTGACTATGATGACAGCAGGTTTGTTATTTATTCCTGCAGCTAAAACACAAATTTTCGCGCTATTTCTTTTAGCACAATTAGTCATGGGGGCAGGTCAAACGTTATTACAAACAGCTGTTAACCCTTACGTCGTTCGCCTTGGCCCTGAAGAATCAGCGGCAGCACGTATTTCTGTTATGGGTATTTTAAATAAGGGTGCTGGCGTTGTTGCTCCTATTGTATTTACTGCACTAATTTTAAGTGGCTTTGGCGATACAGCTAATACAGAGCTAACAGCAATAGAAATTGACGGTATGGCTGACGCGTTAGTTATGCCTTATTTAGGTATGGCTCTATTTATAGGTTTATTAGGATTTGCAGTTAAAAAATCACCTCTACCCGAGTTAGAAAGAGAAGCGAATGAAGGAGATAGTAAAGGTCAATTAAAAGAAGCACTTTCTCATCCTAACTTAGCGCTAGGTGTATTAGCATTATTTTTCTATGTGGCCGTAGAGGTGATCGCTGGAGATACCATTGGTACGTTCGCATTATCTTTAGGTGTCAAAAATTACAGTGTGATGACTTCATATACTATGGGCTGCATGGTTATTGGCTACATTTTAGGTATTATTTTAATTCCTCGCTTTATTTCACAACAAACGGCGCTAACCATTTCAGCACTCTTTGGTGTGCTATTAAGTTTAGGTGTTGTTTTTGGTGATAATAACTCGTTTGTAATCGCTAATGGGCTTTCATTTATCTTAGGTGAAGCACAATTCCCAGATACGCTGATCTTGATTGCATTTCTTGGCCTAGCTAACGCTATTGTATGGCCGGCAGTATTTCCTCTTGCTCTATCTGGTATGGGCAAGCTAACGAGTATTGGTTCAGCATTATTAGTTATGGGTATTTCAGGTGGAGCATTTGGTCCTTTATTCTGGGGACTGGCAAGCGGCACTTCTATGGGGCAACAAGGCGGGTATATTGTTATGTTACCTTGTTATTTATTTATTCTATTTTATGCCGTAAAAGGCTGCAAAATGAAAAGTTGGAAGTAG
- a CDS encoding heme ABC transporter permease yields the protein MLMWKWLHPYANPEVSYHLTGRVIPWFSALTILFLSIGLTWALAFAPADYQQGDSFRIFYIHVPAASLSMGIYLGMAIAAFTSLVWQFKLADASAAAMAPVGAIFTAIALITGSAWGKPMWGTWWIWDARLTSELILLFLYLGVIALHNAFEDKALAGKAAGILTLVGVINLPIIKYSVEWWNTLHQGSTVSNLGKPSMSVEMLWPFVFCFLGFALLVATIVCIRFRSEILIRNSIRPWVKALALEESLSNNALENK from the coding sequence ATACTTATGTGGAAATGGTTACATCCCTACGCTAACCCAGAAGTGAGTTATCACTTAACTGGAAGAGTTATTCCTTGGTTTAGCGCATTAACAATATTGTTTTTATCTATTGGCCTTACTTGGGCATTAGCTTTTGCGCCTGCTGATTATCAGCAAGGTGATAGCTTTCGTATTTTTTATATACATGTACCTGCTGCTTCGTTGTCTATGGGGATTTATTTAGGTATGGCCATTGCGGCTTTCACTTCTTTAGTATGGCAATTTAAATTGGCCGATGCATCTGCTGCTGCAATGGCCCCTGTTGGCGCTATATTCACTGCTATAGCTTTAATTACAGGTTCTGCTTGGGGTAAACCTATGTGGGGAACTTGGTGGATATGGGATGCTCGATTAACCTCTGAGCTTATTTTGTTGTTTTTATATTTAGGGGTTATCGCACTTCACAATGCTTTTGAAGACAAAGCACTAGCAGGTAAAGCCGCTGGAATTTTAACACTAGTAGGTGTAATTAACTTACCTATTATAAAATATTCAGTTGAATGGTGGAATACTTTACATCAAGGCTCAACAGTCAGCAATTTGGGCAAACCATCAATGTCAGTTGAAATGCTTTGGCCTTTTGTATTCTGCTTTTTAGGTTTTGCTTTATTAGTAGCGACAATTGTTTGTATACGTTTTCGAAGTGAAATTTTAATTCGCAATAGTATAAGGCCTTGGGTAAAAGCATTAGCTTTAGAAGAGAGCCTTTCCAATAACGCTTTGGAGAATAAATAA
- the ccmD gene encoding heme exporter protein CcmD: MQFDSFSAFLEMGGYGFYVWLSFGISAVLILALIYNSIYGHKQVIKNIAIRQQRENKLRELRAQRNKTQTNIPKEVI, from the coding sequence ATGCAATTTGACAGTTTTAGTGCTTTTTTAGAGATGGGTGGCTATGGTTTTTATGTGTGGTTATCTTTTGGTATATCAGCAGTGCTAATTTTGGCGCTGATTTATAATTCCATTTATGGTCATAAACAAGTTATTAAAAACATTGCGATACGCCAGCAAAGAGAAAATAAATTACGCGAATTACGTGCACAACGTAATAAGACTCAAACCAACATACCTAAAGAGGTTATATAA